ATGTTGGAGCACAAATATcacataaaatgtttattgagGGTAATAATTTCATACCAGACTAagtttctattttataatctttattaaaccattttttcatttcattaagTACTTGCTGTGAAACAGCACTTCTCAATTTTAAGTGGAAATAGGTTTTGAAGaatcaacaattataaatgacTACTTAAGTTAAACTGAAATTGGATTTATATACGTAATACGTTATATACGTAATGAGAGACAATTCAAACTAGTAGCAAATCACTAATGAAAACTAGAATTATTCGatgatattgttacgagctaagggatcggatagaaaatgccgtagatttattcaagggtttatttcttggtaaatcaatgaggaatttatgggcacaaattaaccacagagatgcactaattacacacagaaaacaatcactaattacttcacttatgcacacttcacacagtactttatcacttatattcactttattcgcactttatcgcttcggtgtttcgctcttgttatcgcattccaaactaaaggcgactagtcgcgtttcggctcgcttatatatccctgggaataattctaaacaatattcgagaactttctaggcgggcttgctactgagtagcgattgcacaattctagacggtccgcactctttgtctctttcgcacgttgctccgtccttgtcgtacggcgttctagagtgctcagtctagtttcgagaaagttctgatcttctctctatctctctcgtatcatttcgtccttgtctcacacctagaaagttcggtctagaatattccttcatcaaagggttatacctaggcctgaaaacgcctgaaagcgggtctcctgaaaactgcaccactcgactacacatgttctgaaactgactgaaaaaatgtttcagcttcctgaaaactagggtaacattatggaaattacaattaactaatatgtgattaaggctctcctgaaacggtcaaaaatcatatttcagcctgctgaaaacttctctaactagtggaaaaatctagaaacattgcagtcgacccgtcttcgtaacaatattaactCAAAATCTGCATTCAAATTGCACCAAACCAACACCCAACCTAATTAAAACCAAACCAAATTATAGCTTGACTCAAACACTAATTTTAGTTTGGTCtttgtaggtgattagtacgtgtcgtcatgaaacaataattcgttctgaaaagaacagttaattgcgttaccgttaggacaactttttgccgcgcctcgattttattgtctacgcacccttcgcatcttggtaccacatgtttaccactagtggccaggtaggataatttttgtatataaatctacagtttttaaaaattaaacacattccacattccatcttcacctcttctcaacgaattattaggaagttttattttaaccaaataaggaccaaacAACCTAAAGTAAAACTACCCTAAAACTTCATCAACTGCTGATCAATCTTATTTTCACACTTTATTTATCAATCGGCAGtactatttctattatttcttCAAAGTGGTAACTAAATATGTTTCTTTTTCATTTTGCAAATTAGTTGTTGTGAGAACAAAtccgaaaaataaaaaaaatatgagtaCTACTTATTACGTACGTAATATACTTTGTACGTATTGAACATTTTGCGAATATACAGACTTTCCAAGTTTTCAACAAAATCCCTAGTGAGATAAAAgtgttgtcaataaataaatttaaatcgtagATTGAAGTAAAACTGCTTGCTAAggcctattataatataaatgaatatttaaacgaaCCTAGTGCTTGGGTATGAATTGCTTAAGTAAAAAGAGGTAACGCGTCTGAATCTCTCAAATGCATTTCCAGACTCTGGGGCGATCGTCTACATCCACGACTATTTTAATGTGAAGTGGGAACAAACCGTGATCTATgtggtatcaaattattttagtataataagtattattattattttcttatgtagccaAGTTCACATTTCTTACTTAAGATGTCTTGTGGAACACAGTGTAattaatggttgcagctctttacaaacgttgtgtaatacaaaacaaaaacttggcgattaaaaagagtttcagataatttattgccagttcttttcttccgttctacgcccttcatttgagaactggcagtaaatgtaaaattagaagcatttaatgtatatttcttgttttgacgttcatacgtgtacattgtgttatctatatgaaacaaataatttgactttgacttttcCATAAATTCCACCTTAATCGaaaactgtaaataataattaataattatttatttattacaaaaattttgtacaaaaataatgttccgACCTTGCTCGCATTCTTATGTCCATTTTGCACCTTCCTATTGctaattaactataatatttattttaaagtttttactttataaggtatataaatgtaacattaGGAATCAGAGATATGACGGAATAAGGTGCAACGAACAGCAGGTGACTGATGTCACTATGTCTTTGTGGTAGTGTAGTAACATGTCTCTTGCCTGCGAACGAAGCGATTTCAACAATACAATTACGCAAAAGCGCACTTTTTGGTATCAATATGGCTAGACTCcgtatataaatgaataaatattctgTGAGCTGTGTTCGGAACCGTACGAGAATTATTGTCCGATGCTACACTAGTATCGAAAATTTACACTATGATTTAAGGTTTAGGTTCTCCTTTCTTTTTTCAACACATGTATGAATGCATTGTAACTTGTATAACTTAAACTTTAAAGCATTTGAAACATATTATTGTCACGTTTCAAACgaattttattagattatagTCATTATGCGAggataattaatttaggttACGATAATTTTGATTCACAACAATAACCATATACTATTACGGCCTTTCGCAGGCGCTTAGGACTAAATAACTTTTCTACAGTGTCTACGTGCCACGTGACCCACGTATACCAAACGCATTTGTCTGAAAATGGTCACGTGACAAAGCATAAGCTAATGTCATTCCCatacatattacaaatttagTCAACATATTGACTTGGCTAAAAGGTCTTGCTACACAAGccataaaatcttaaaaattatagtacttataaacatttatttatttagagatggtaaaatgtaattaatagatttaaatctagtaatatttataaaatacaaacgtGGATTTGGCAAGACGAGAAATGCCTAGAGTGAAAATTGATTATGTTGTTAGTTTTAGCAATGAAGACCCTGtaaggttttaatttaatatcatgtaaatattgtagaaACACTTGGGAGGCTAAAAACCATTTGAATGAATTATTCAGGGTAACCCAGCAAGTAATCTGCTAATACCAGACATCACCAAAAGGAAATGGCTCTGCCGAAAGGGAGAAGCAACCTGCTCAGTTGTTCTTCAACTGACCCAAGCTGTTCAGgtgttttttttgtgtaatgttcgatgtttatatattaccattaaaacaataatgtgaattaaaataagtaaataatattattcacagTGTTCAGTTCTCATGATTATTTATGTTGAAGTTAAATTATTCTTGAATCTTGAGAACAATTGTTGGTAGACACTTGAAGCAGGATACATGAAATTCTTGTTAGGACATTAATCTCAtgagtaattaattttattcaggCAATAAAATTAGGATAacatattgaaacaaatatttactcataaaattttacagcAATGATAAGTGGATGCAATAAGGTACATAAGAGGGATGAAATTTAGAATGAACTGCACATTCAGCTATGTGAAATCAGCaaacaaatgttaaaatataatacttttagGACTGTATCTATGTTGGTACATATGATTTCATACTGCTTGTGTTGTTCTTTCAATACTGAACATAACTCATAGAACAtctagattttattaaataacaaaaatttcaaaacaagTTACAAATGTAGAAAATTCCAAAACACACAAATTTAGAAATATCAAATTACTTAACCCATAGATAACACaagtcataatttaaaatgagaaAGCTTCTTATCTTATTTGAAATAACAGacttatatgtttttgttatttaaataatttagatcCAATCAGTGCAGATTGGAGCTCACCATACAGCATTAGTTGAAGTATTGGTTGGACTTTCAGAGAAACCTAATGATCCATTTGAggtaattatttgatttaatatatgaattgCCTGATTTAATATTGAGTACTATTAATGGTTAATAATGAGTTTGTTATGATTTATGATTGACAACATAAGGTCCTAGTCCCAAGCTGTGTGTTCGTCTCGGCCAGTGAGTCCCGCCGAGGATCAGGCGTGGATCGTGTCAGGACATTCTCTGGCGAACAACTGAGCGCCACGCGACTACGGCCCTGGGACAGACTGCGGGTGGTGTGTTCACAGCCATACAACAAGCACTGCCAGGTGACGCACAAATTAGAGAGTTGTAACAACGGTAACCGTGTGTAACTATCCTCAACCCAgcattcataataaattaatacaatttcagTATGGCCTTTCCTTTATACACGTGTTCTCCCCCGAGGAAGTCTCTAAGGCCGTCGGGGGCAGAGGGCCTGCCTTTACTCTGCCTCTGGAGACCACCTCCGACGACGAAGACACGTTCCGGCCCGGAGAACTGTTCGCGCGGCATCGCCTTCCCACCTCGGCCGCCGCCCTCGCCACCGGTATTagcgttatttattaaagtaggAGACTACCGGGGAAAGTAGGCTTCAGCGTTAGAGACAAATTTCCGCAATCTTCTACAGATGCCAAAATAAGACAAGCGTCGTCCAACGTGCTCAAAAACATCTCCGACCCGTCGACCAGTTTGAGCAAAGTCCCGATCGGTCAAACGACTTCAGGGCGAGATTGCAGAGGCGCGTCCGCGGCTGGCGGTCAAAACTCTAGTCTCTCTCACAAAAATGACGAAGAAAAGAATCAGAAGAGGAAGAGAGAGTCGTGCGATAAAAGAGAAGACAGAGAGAGCAAAAAGACTGCTCcaaataaattaacagtcGATAGGAAGCTTTCTCCCAATCGCGCCGTGGCTCATAGTGGTGAGTGATGGCCTCTCAGTCGCTACGCGATTAGCATTCGTGGTATTCATTAGCTACTTCTTCTAGCCACAACGGACGAAGAGTTCTGCGCCGGCGACATCCTGCGGGGCGTGGTGTTCACTCTGAGCGGCTACCAGAATCCCCGGAGGGGTCTCCTGAGGGACGCGGCTCTGAGCCTGGGAGCGCGGTATCAGCCCGACTACACGCCGCGCTGCACGCACCTCGTGTGAGTGACGTTCTAGGTCGAAGGGACGGCTCGAAGAGTTCCACTAAAGTGCGAGATGATCTCGTTTCCAGATGCGCGTTCTCCAACACGCCGAAGCTCCGAGCGGTGCGAGCGAGCGGCGTGGCGTGCGTGGCCGTGCGCGGAGAGTGGATCGAGGACTGCGCCCGCTCTCGCCGCCGGATGCCTTGGCGGCCTTACGCGACGGAGCCTCGGCCGCCGGACGTCGCCGACCCCGAGGAGAGCTCCGGTCGGATTTCGCcgcatttcaatatttaaggAGTCGCCTTTAAACCGTTTATTTTACTTTCGACGTTTCGTCGTTTAGGGTCCGACACGGAAGACGAGATCGAGCGCGTGCTCCGAGCGAACGGCGACGGCGACGACGACGGTGACGTCACCCGCCTCGACTCACCGCCGCGCGGACGACGCTCGCGGCTCTCGCCCGACAAGGTATTTCCCGCCGCCCGCGGAGCCCTGCCGTCGTCGTCGACGCTCGTCGGTCACGTCGCATTTCGTTTCAGCTGCTGAGCGACTGCTTGGAAGGATGGACGTGCGGCGTTTGCGACGGCCTTTCCGAGTCGCGCCGGGCCCTGCTGGAGCGGTACCTGCGGGCGTCGGGAGCGCACGTGGAGCCGGAGGGGCGGGCGTCCTACGTGCTGTGCCAAGGCGGACACGCGCCGGAGCGGCACGGGGCTGCCGATCCCCTTCGGCCCGCCTGGCTCTGGGCCGCGCGTCGCCTGCGGGCGGCCCCCGACCCGGTTCGGTACTCGCTCGGTCCCGATCCGTCGTCCGAGTGAACACCGATCGTCTCGAATTAAACGGTGCCCACGGATGAAAAACCTcttttaatgaaaacaaacGACGCCACCCCGATCTCGTCTCAGTTACGGTCGTAAGACGCGACCGAGCCGAGCGGACCCCTTCGGGTCTCAATgtatgtacgagccaaggctgtacattttgctcactcaggctttcttagtttataagcgtgatgatccctatgtacgtgccaaggttcgtacattcttgctcatttacaagcttgacaaattcctatgtttgtacgtgccatggctgtacatatcgatcacttataagcgtgacgatttcctaaatcatgggagttacgtcccgagagtatagcccgacgcaggcactctcttctacattcgttcatagcgaactaaatcatgggagttacaccccgagagcatagccagacgtaggcactctctttgactgttaaattgtattcattcggtatatagcaattagcacgtcattatttcgctcatattctattgtaacacgcgagtggtaaatatagagtaaatcaataaatctctattatttgaagcatcccgttgacccaggaaccgtacattttggtccttcgagctatCCGGGAATAGCGGGTCTTTCGCGTTCAGTTGATCGCGTTCGCGTTTTACTCCGTTTTCCTGAAGATCGGCGCCGTGGAAAAACATCCCACTGCTGGTTCGTTGGGTCATCAAGCAAATCAAATACTATCATCCGCATCAATAGAAAAGAGGAGAGCAACGTTTTCAAGGATCCAGACTAGTCCAAATATATCGGCGTCCTTTCAACCTAGAACAAGGCGACGGACGTCAATCTTC
This is a stretch of genomic DNA from Pieris brassicae chromosome 1, ilPieBrab1.1, whole genome shotgun sequence. It encodes these proteins:
- the LOC123720468 gene encoding DNA repair protein XRCC1 isoform X1, whose protein sequence is MPRVKIDYVVSFSNEDPGNPASNLLIPDITKRKWLCRKGEATCSVVLQLTQAVQIQSVQIGAHHTALVEVLVGLSEKPNDPFEVLVPSCVFVSASESRRGSGVDRVRTFSGEQLSATRLRPWDRLRVVCSQPYNKHCQYGLSFIHVFSPEEVSKAVGGRGPAFTLPLETTSDDEDTFRPGELFARHRLPTSAAALATDAKIRQASSNVLKNISDPSTSLSKVPIGQTTSGRDCRGASAAGGQNSSLSHKNDEEKNQKRKRESCDKREDRESKKTAPNKLTVDRKLSPNRAVAHSATTDEEFCAGDILRGVVFTLSGYQNPRRGLLRDAALSLGARYQPDYTPRCTHLVCAFSNTPKLRAVRASGVACVAVRGEWIEDCARSRRRMPWRPYATEPRPPDVADPEESSGSDTEDEIERVLRANGDGDDDGDVTRLDSPPRGRRSRLSPDKLLSDCLEGWTCGVCDGLSESRRALLERYLRASGAHVEPEGRASYVLCQGGHAPERHGAADPLRPAWLWAARRLRAAPDPVRYSLGPDPSSE
- the LOC123720468 gene encoding DNA repair protein XRCC1 isoform X2, which codes for MPRVKIDYVVSFSNEDPGNPASNLLIPDITKRKWLCRKGEATCSVVLQLTQAVQIQSVQIGAHHTALVEVLVGLSEKPNDPFEVLVPSCVFVSASESRRGSGVDRVRTFSGEQLSATRLRPWDRLRVVCSQPYNKHCQYGLSFIHVFSPEEVSKAVGGRGPAFTLPLETTSDDEDTFRPGELFARHRLPTSAAALATATTDEEFCAGDILRGVVFTLSGYQNPRRGLLRDAALSLGARYQPDYTPRCTHLVCAFSNTPKLRAVRASGVACVAVRGEWIEDCARSRRRMPWRPYATEPRPPDVADPEESSGSDTEDEIERVLRANGDGDDDGDVTRLDSPPRGRRSRLSPDKLLSDCLEGWTCGVCDGLSESRRALLERYLRASGAHVEPEGRASYVLCQGGHAPERHGAADPLRPAWLWAARRLRAAPDPVRYSLGPDPSSE